One stretch of Filifactor alocis ATCC 35896 DNA includes these proteins:
- the ffh gene encoding signal recognition particle protein produces the protein MIFEGLADKLQSTLKDLRGKGKLSEKDIDTAMREVKLALLEADVNFKVVKDFVKKVKERSLGAEVMESLTPGQQVVKIVNDEMTNLMGSVQSRISFTSKPPTVVMMVGLQGAGKTTTVAKIGHLFKKQGKVPMAIACDVYRPAAIKQLQVVGEQAGITVYTEEGNKNPVSIAKNGVERAKVLGHDLVLIDTAGRLHIDGELMDELKQIKEQVRPTEILLVVDSMTGQDAVNVSQSFDEALGVDGIVLTKLDGDTRGGAALSIKAVTGKPIKFSAIGEKLGDLEPFYPDRMASRILGMGDMLSLIEKAQSSFDEKEAKKLEEKIKKQELDFDDFLMQMQQIKKLGPLKNIIEMIPGMPKNMKDMDIDDNALVHIEAIIRSMTLKERRNPDIINASRRKRIASGSGTSIAEVNKLIKQFGEMKKMMKKMGSMSKNKKGKRGMMNFPKGFNLPF, from the coding sequence ATGATATTTGAAGGATTAGCAGATAAACTTCAAAGCACGCTGAAAGATTTGCGTGGAAAAGGAAAACTGAGCGAAAAAGATATTGATACAGCGATGCGTGAAGTCAAGCTGGCACTGTTGGAAGCGGATGTCAACTTCAAAGTGGTAAAAGACTTTGTTAAAAAAGTGAAGGAACGGTCCCTCGGTGCAGAAGTAATGGAAAGTTTGACCCCCGGACAACAAGTAGTCAAAATTGTAAATGATGAGATGACAAACTTGATGGGGTCTGTTCAAAGCAGAATTTCGTTTACATCCAAACCGCCGACTGTTGTGATGATGGTAGGATTACAGGGTGCAGGTAAAACGACAACCGTTGCCAAAATCGGACATTTGTTCAAAAAGCAAGGTAAAGTTCCGATGGCAATTGCTTGTGACGTCTATCGACCTGCGGCAATCAAACAATTGCAGGTGGTAGGAGAACAGGCAGGAATTACAGTCTACACAGAAGAAGGAAATAAAAATCCGGTAAGTATCGCAAAAAACGGAGTGGAGCGTGCGAAAGTATTGGGACACGATTTAGTGTTGATTGATACGGCAGGACGATTGCATATAGATGGAGAACTGATGGATGAATTGAAACAGATTAAAGAACAGGTTCGTCCGACCGAGATTTTGTTGGTAGTGGATTCCATGACAGGGCAAGATGCTGTCAATGTATCTCAGAGTTTTGATGAGGCGCTTGGGGTAGACGGAATTGTGCTGACAAAGTTGGATGGCGATACCCGAGGCGGTGCGGCACTTTCCATCAAAGCTGTAACAGGGAAGCCGATTAAGTTTTCTGCAATCGGAGAAAAACTTGGAGATTTGGAACCGTTTTATCCGGACAGAATGGCATCTCGAATTCTTGGAATGGGAGATATGCTTAGTCTGATTGAAAAAGCACAATCCTCTTTTGATGAAAAAGAAGCTAAAAAATTAGAAGAAAAAATAAAAAAACAAGAATTGGATTTCGATGATTTTTTGATGCAGATGCAACAGATTAAAAAATTAGGACCTTTGAAGAACATCATAGAGATGATACCCGGCATGCCGAAAAACATGAAGGACATGGATATTGATGATAATGCACTTGTTCATATAGAAGCAATTATTCGTTCCATGACATTGAAAGAAAGAAGAAATCCCGATATCATCAACGCATCCCGTAGGAAAAGAATTGCTTCCGGTTCGGGAACCAGCATTGCCGAAGTCAACAAACTGATTAAGCAATTCGGAGAAATGAAAAAGATGATGAAAAAAATGGGGTCGATGTCCAAAAACAAGAAAGGCAAAAGAGGAATGATGAATTTCCCGAAAGGATTCAATCTTCCGTTTTAG
- the ylxM gene encoding YlxM family DNA-binding protein, whose amino-acid sequence MDLEKFVEIELLFSLYQQLLTEKQRQVMEYYYQEDYSLSEISDLLGISRQAVHDNIKRTEIQLFEYESKLRLSDKLSKTEELERNINQLEEFLKHDTVSLRTKKLVETIKSQCKELLE is encoded by the coding sequence TTGGATTTGGAAAAATTTGTAGAAATCGAGTTGCTTTTCTCTCTGTATCAACAACTTTTAACAGAAAAACAACGACAAGTGATGGAATATTATTATCAGGAAGATTATTCCTTGTCAGAGATTAGTGATTTGCTCGGAATCTCTCGTCAAGCTGTTCATGATAATATCAAACGGACAGAAATACAACTGTTCGAATATGAATCAAAACTACGGTTATCTGATAAACTCAGTAAAACAGAAGAACTTGAGAGAAATATCAATCAATTGGAAGAGTTTTTGAAGCACGACACCGTATCTCTTCGAACAAAAAAATTGGTTGAAACGATAAAATCACAGTGTAAGGAGCTGTTGGAATGA
- a CDS encoding DUF4825 domain-containing protein, giving the protein MKYLRQRIYCVSMILMALIYFAGCNRTEISELQEDDALTQYHTEYVGDSTKVIQITSKQSYPPGYSYDHIAIESKEEPYGLTVYLTVEGADDDSKKKLKENANVTFELIGNLESIKYIDARTAEEIASFTRES; this is encoded by the coding sequence ATGAAATATTTACGACAAAGAATTTATTGTGTGAGTATGATTCTTATGGCATTGATATATTTTGCAGGTTGTAACCGTACGGAAATATCGGAATTGCAGGAAGATGATGCCCTCACCCAATATCATACGGAATATGTGGGCGATAGTACCAAAGTCATTCAAATTACAAGTAAACAAAGTTATCCACCGGGATACAGTTATGACCATATTGCTATCGAATCCAAGGAAGAACCGTATGGATTGACAGTCTACTTAACGGTTGAGGGAGCAGATGATGATTCGAAAAAGAAGTTAAAAGAAAATGCAAATGTAACCTTTGAGCTGATTGGAAATTTAGAAAGTATCAAGTATATTGATGCAAGAACAGCAGAAGAAATCGCATCCTTTACAAGAGAATCATAA
- the rplQ gene encoding 50S ribosomal protein L17, with protein sequence MAKYRKLGRKTSHRNLMLRNLTTEVLKHERIQTTEMRAKETKRMVDKMITLGKRGDLHARRQALAYMLDETTVKKLFDEIAPRYAERNGGYTRVLKTMPRKGDNSPMAIIELV encoded by the coding sequence ATGGCGAAATACAGAAAACTTGGACGAAAGACATCTCACAGAAATTTGATGCTTCGTAATCTGACAACCGAAGTTTTGAAACATGAGCGTATTCAAACAACAGAAATGCGTGCAAAAGAAACAAAACGTATGGTTGATAAAATGATTACACTTGGAAAAAGAGGAGATCTTCACGCAAGAAGACAAGCGTTAGCTTATATGTTGGATGAAACAACAGTAAAAAAATTATTTGATGAAATTGCACCTCGTTATGCCGAAAGAAACGGCGGATATACAAGAGTGTTAAAAACAATGCCGAGAAAAGGTGACAATTCACCGATGGCAATCATTGAATTGGTATAA
- a CDS encoding DNA-directed RNA polymerase subunit alpha, with amino-acid sequence MIEIEKPNVTVLEYRNDYGKFALEPLERGFGITVGNSLRRVLLSSLPGVAVNSIKIEGVLHEFSTIPGVKEDVTEIMLTLKELAMVMNSEESRQRTLIIEQEGEGIITAGDIICPPDVEVLNPDLHIMTCSKDTKLYMEINVSKGRGYVSSEDNKTEDMPIGVIPMDSIYTPVKKVNYTIEPTRVGARSNLEKLTFEIWTNGSFEVQEAVSLGSKILIEHLNLFLNLSDKLSEIELMVEKEEGKKEKALEMTIEELDLSVRSYNCLKRASINTVEELTKKTEDDMMKVRNLGKKSLEEVVGKLHDLGFTLKPEEE; translated from the coding sequence ATGATAGAAATAGAAAAACCAAACGTAACAGTCTTAGAATATAGAAATGATTATGGTAAATTTGCACTTGAACCTTTAGAAAGAGGATTCGGAATTACTGTAGGGAATTCATTGAGAAGAGTGTTATTGTCATCACTTCCCGGAGTTGCTGTAAATTCTATCAAAATCGAAGGTGTGTTGCATGAATTTTCAACCATCCCGGGAGTAAAAGAAGATGTTACGGAAATTATGCTTACTCTAAAAGAATTAGCAATGGTTATGAATAGTGAAGAAAGCAGACAAAGAACATTGATAATCGAGCAAGAAGGAGAAGGAATTATCACAGCAGGTGATATTATTTGCCCTCCTGATGTTGAAGTTTTGAATCCGGATCTTCACATTATGACTTGTTCAAAAGACACAAAATTGTATATGGAAATTAATGTAAGTAAAGGCAGAGGGTATGTTTCTTCTGAGGACAATAAGACAGAAGATATGCCGATTGGAGTGATTCCGATGGATTCTATCTATACTCCTGTGAAAAAAGTAAACTATACCATAGAACCTACAAGAGTCGGTGCAAGATCCAATTTAGAAAAACTTACATTTGAAATATGGACAAACGGAAGCTTTGAGGTACAAGAAGCGGTTTCTTTGGGTTCCAAAATTTTAATCGAACACCTTAATTTATTCTTGAATTTAAGTGATAAACTAAGTGAAATTGAATTGATGGTTGAAAAAGAAGAAGGCAAGAAAGAAAAAGCCTTGGAAATGACCATTGAAGAATTAGATTTGTCCGTACGATCTTACAATTGTCTGAAACGAGCATCAATCAATACCGTAGAGGAGCTGACCAAAAAAACGGAAGATGATATGATGAAGGTAAGAAACCTTGGTAAAAAATCATTGGAAGAAGTAGTCGGAAAGCTGCATGACCTTGGCTTCACCTTGAAACCGGAAGAAGAATAA
- the rpsK gene encoding 30S ribosomal protein S11 translates to MAKVAKKKNARVRRRERKNIEKGHAHIQSSFNNSIVTLSDVHGNVISWASAGQLGFKGSRKSTPFAAQMAAETAAKAAMEHGLRSVEVFVKGPGSGREAAIRALQASGLEVTMIKDVTPIPHNGCRPPKRRRV, encoded by the coding sequence ATGGCGAAAGTAGCTAAAAAGAAAAATGCGAGAGTTCGTAGAAGAGAAAGAAAGAACATTGAAAAAGGACATGCTCATATCCAATCTTCTTTCAACAATTCTATCGTAACATTAAGTGATGTTCATGGAAATGTAATTTCATGGGCAAGTGCCGGACAATTAGGATTTAAAGGCTCAAGAAAATCTACACCGTTTGCTGCACAAATGGCTGCAGAAACTGCTGCAAAAGCAGCTATGGAACACGGACTTCGTTCTGTTGAAGTGTTTGTAAAAGGACCGGGTTCAGGAAGAGAAGCGGCAATTCGTGCATTACAAGCATCCGGACTTGAAGTTACTATGATTAAGGATGTAACACCAATTCCACACAATGGATGTAGACCACCAAAAAGAAGAAGAGTGTAA
- the rpsM gene encoding 30S ribosomal protein S13, whose protein sequence is MARIAGIDLPREKRVEIGLTYIFGIGRPTSNKILKDTGINPDTRIKDLTEEEVNTLRKAIDNYLVEGDLRREISLNIKRLRDIRCYRGIRHMKGLPVRGQKTKTNARTRKGSKRTVGRKKK, encoded by the coding sequence ATGGCTCGTATTGCAGGTATCGACTTACCAAGAGAAAAAAGAGTGGAAATTGGATTAACCTACATCTTTGGAATTGGTAGACCAACATCCAACAAAATCTTGAAAGACACCGGAATCAATCCTGATACAAGAATCAAAGACTTGACAGAAGAAGAAGTAAACACACTTCGTAAAGCAATTGATAACTATCTTGTTGAAGGGGATTTAAGAAGAGAAATTTCACTAAACATTAAACGATTAAGAGATATTCGTTGCTATAGAGGAATCCGTCACATGAAAGGATTGCCGGTAAGAGGACAAAAGACAAAAACAAACGCAAGAACTCGTAAAGGGTCAAAACGTACTGTAGGAAGAAAGAAAAAGTAA
- the rpmJ gene encoding 50S ribosomal protein L36 produces the protein MKVRPSVKPMCEKCKIIRRNGKVMVICENPKHKQKQG, from the coding sequence ATGAAAGTAAGACCATCTGTAAAGCCTATGTGTGAAAAATGCAAAATCATCAGAAGAAACGGAAAAGTAATGGTGATTTGTGAAAATCCGAAACATAAGCAAAAACAAGGTTAA
- the infA gene encoding translation initiation factor IF-1, protein MSKKDVIELEGTVIDALPNTMFKVKLENDHEIMAHISGKLRMNFIRILPGDTVTVELSPYDLTKGRITWRKK, encoded by the coding sequence ATGTCAAAAAAAGACGTTATTGAATTAGAGGGAACAGTGATAGATGCTCTTCCTAATACAATGTTTAAAGTCAAATTAGAGAATGATCACGAAATTATGGCACATATTTCCGGTAAACTTCGTATGAACTTTATTCGTATTTTGCCTGGGGATACAGTGACTGTAGAGCTTTCTCCGTATGACCTTACAAAAGGTCGTATCACATGGAGAAAGAAGTAA
- a CDS encoding KOW domain-containing RNA-binding protein: MDRGTVVISKAGHDKLERMVVVRVLNEREVLVMDGKTRTIEHLKKKNIKHLQKTNRSIDIEKIEHLNNHSEINAYVRKELKLLGN, encoded by the coding sequence ATGGATAGAGGAACAGTAGTAATTAGTAAAGCAGGACACGATAAATTGGAACGAATGGTTGTTGTTCGAGTATTGAATGAGAGAGAAGTCTTGGTGATGGATGGAAAGACAAGAACGATTGAACATTTGAAAAAAAAGAACATCAAACATCTTCAAAAAACAAACCGGTCCATTGATATCGAAAAAATAGAACATTTGAACAATCATTCAGAAATTAACGCCTATGTTAGAAAAGAATTGAAACTGTTAGGAAACTAA
- the map gene encoding type I methionyl aminopeptidase: MITLRSKREIELLREAGKIVAETHAVLREAVKPGVSTWELDQLAYQTIIKHRAIPSFLNYNGFPGSICASKNEIIVHGIPSKKDILEEGDIISIDIGAFYKGYHGDSAKTHPVGKISKEDEHLIAATRQSFYDGIEHAVIGNRLSDISHHVQKSAEAEGFSVVRDFTGHGVGTKLHEDPPVPNYGVPHKGPRLLEGLVIAVEPMINIGTYRVVIDDDGWTTRTLDGKNSAHYEHTLVITEHGPELLTVL; encoded by the coding sequence ATGATAACTCTCAGATCAAAAAGAGAAATAGAATTACTTCGAGAAGCCGGGAAAATAGTAGCGGAGACGCATGCTGTTTTAAGAGAGGCGGTAAAACCGGGAGTAAGCACATGGGAATTGGATCAATTGGCGTATCAAACCATTATCAAACATCGTGCAATCCCATCTTTCTTAAACTATAACGGTTTTCCGGGCAGCATCTGCGCTTCCAAAAATGAAATTATTGTTCATGGAATCCCATCAAAAAAAGATATTTTGGAAGAAGGAGACATTATCAGTATTGATATCGGAGCTTTCTACAAAGGATACCATGGAGATAGTGCGAAAACTCATCCGGTTGGGAAGATAAGCAAAGAAGATGAACATTTGATTGCAGCGACAAGACAAAGTTTTTATGACGGAATCGAACACGCTGTAATTGGAAATCGTCTTTCAGATATCTCTCATCATGTGCAAAAATCAGCAGAAGCGGAAGGGTTTTCTGTAGTGAGAGATTTTACAGGACATGGAGTTGGCACGAAGTTGCATGAAGATCCTCCGGTACCTAACTACGGAGTTCCACACAAAGGACCACGATTGTTAGAGGGACTTGTAATTGCAGTAGAACCTATGATTAATATAGGAACATATCGAGTAGTGATTGATGATGATGGATGGACAACAAGAACATTAGATGGCAAAAATTCTGCACACTATGAACATACTTTGGTTATCACAGAACATGGGCCGGAACTTTTGACAGTATTATAA
- a CDS encoding adenylate kinase, producing the protein MNIILLGPPGAGKGTQAEQIVEAYGTVHISTGDIFRKNIKENTELGKKVKEYIDKGLLVPDELVVELVADRLMQDDVKKGFMLDGFPRTIFQAEELDKVLSKLGTKIDTVVNIEVNPDILIERAVGRRICKGDGSTYHVKFNPPKKEGICDTCGQALYQRDDDKEETVKNRISVYTDQTKPLIDYYTKQNNIANINGEQNIDTVFEDIKAALGSDK; encoded by the coding sequence ATGAATATTATATTATTAGGGCCTCCGGGAGCCGGAAAAGGAACACAGGCGGAACAAATCGTAGAAGCTTATGGAACTGTTCATATTTCTACCGGAGACATCTTTCGAAAAAACATCAAAGAGAATACAGAGCTTGGAAAAAAAGTGAAAGAATATATAGATAAAGGTTTGTTAGTTCCTGATGAATTGGTAGTGGAATTGGTAGCAGATCGTTTGATGCAAGACGATGTCAAAAAAGGTTTTATGTTGGACGGTTTTCCAAGAACTATCTTTCAAGCAGAAGAATTAGATAAGGTATTAAGTAAATTGGGAACAAAGATTGATACAGTAGTAAATATTGAAGTAAACCCTGATATTCTAATCGAACGTGCTGTGGGCAGAAGAATCTGTAAAGGGGACGGTTCAACATACCATGTTAAATTCAATCCTCCGAAAAAAGAAGGAATCTGCGACACATGCGGACAAGCACTTTATCAAAGAGATGATGACAAAGAAGAAACAGTAAAGAACAGAATCTCAGTATACACCGATCAAACAAAACCGTTGATTGATTACTACACAAAGCAAAATAATATTGCAAATATCAATGGTGAACAAAACATTGATACAGTATTTGAAGATATTAAAGCAGCATTAGGAAGTGACAAGTAA
- the secY gene encoding preprotein translocase subunit SecY encodes MFEALKRAMKIPTLRKRILFTAMMLVVFRIGASIPTAGMDTSLIKNQLSKSNVLSLYDMMSGGALSQFTLFALGVTPYITSSIVMQLLTVAIPSLEELQKSGEDGRKKISEYTRYLSVALALFQSFSLVYGMFRGALLSQDLLPVFTIVITLTAGTTFLMWLGEIVTEKGIGNGVSMIIYAGIISRYPISVKQTLELSKTGAINPIQIIVFLVVSIAIIIGVIMVLEGVRKIPVQYAKRVIGKNTYGGQSSHIPLKVNQAGVIPVIFASSVMMLPEMMRFFVRNQEYQNFVQKYLSSNGNPGIYIFSIIQFVLVFAFSYFYISITFQPDEVADNLKNGNGFIPGIRPGKPTADYIAKSLNRLTFVGAVFLSLIAALPTVIYHATEIPVRFGGTSLLIVVGVAIETMRQIKAQSVMRQYQGFLK; translated from the coding sequence TTGTTTGAAGCATTGAAGCGAGCAATGAAAATACCGACATTAAGAAAAAGAATACTCTTTACAGCAATGATGTTAGTAGTATTTAGAATCGGTGCATCTATTCCGACAGCCGGGATGGATACAAGCCTTATCAAAAATCAGCTTAGCAAAAGCAATGTGCTTTCATTGTATGATATGATGTCCGGAGGTGCATTGAGCCAATTTACATTATTTGCTCTTGGGGTGACACCATACATCACATCATCTATTGTGATGCAACTTTTAACAGTAGCGATTCCGTCGTTGGAAGAGTTGCAAAAGTCCGGTGAAGACGGAAGAAAGAAAATTTCTGAATATACGAGATACTTGTCAGTAGCATTGGCGTTGTTCCAATCTTTCTCATTAGTATATGGTATGTTTAGAGGAGCATTGTTATCACAAGACCTTTTACCTGTTTTTACAATCGTCATCACACTTACAGCAGGAACGACTTTCTTGATGTGGCTTGGTGAAATTGTAACAGAAAAGGGAATCGGAAATGGTGTTTCTATGATTATCTATGCAGGTATCATTTCAAGATATCCGATATCTGTAAAACAGACATTAGAATTATCCAAAACCGGAGCAATCAACCCAATTCAAATTATTGTATTTTTGGTTGTTTCTATTGCAATTATCATCGGAGTAATCATGGTGTTGGAAGGGGTTCGAAAAATACCTGTACAATATGCAAAGAGAGTGATTGGAAAAAATACTTACGGTGGACAATCTTCTCATATTCCGTTGAAAGTAAATCAAGCAGGAGTAATTCCGGTAATCTTCGCATCGTCTGTGATGATGTTACCTGAAATGATGAGATTCTTTGTTCGAAATCAAGAATATCAAAATTTTGTGCAAAAATATTTAAGTTCCAATGGAAATCCGGGAATTTATATATTCAGTATCATTCAATTTGTACTGGTATTTGCATTCTCTTATTTTTATATTTCCATTACCTTCCAACCGGATGAAGTGGCAGACAACTTAAAGAACGGCAACGGTTTTATTCCGGGAATCAGACCGGGAAAACCGACAGCGGATTATATTGCAAAATCATTGAACCGCTTAACTTTTGTAGGAGCAGTCTTTTTATCATTGATTGCAGCATTACCGACAGTTATTTATCACGCAACAGAAATTCCTGTTCGTTTTGGTGGAACAAGTCTGTTGATCGTAGTTGGGGTTGCAATTGAAACGATGAGACAAATCAAAGCACAATCTGTAATGAGACAATATCAAGGATTCTTGAAATAG
- the rplO gene encoding 50S ribosomal protein L15 — MKLHELRPAVGGGTKAKKRLGRGTATGQGKTSGRGQKGQGARSGGGVRPGFEGGQMPLMRRLPKIGFDNTRFEKKYSVINIDRLNDFEDGTVVDAQLLKDRKVIKKIEKDGLKVLGNGEFNKKITIKASKFTKSAIEKIEAAGGKAEVI; from the coding sequence ATGAAACTACATGAATTGAGACCGGCTGTAGGCGGCGGCACAAAAGCTAAAAAAAGATTAGGTCGCGGTACCGCTACAGGTCAAGGGAAAACTTCAGGAAGAGGACAAAAAGGACAAGGCGCTCGTTCCGGCGGTGGAGTTAGACCGGGATTTGAAGGGGGTCAAATGCCTTTAATGAGAAGACTTCCAAAGATTGGTTTTGATAACACAAGATTTGAGAAAAAATACAGTGTGATTAATATCGATCGTTTGAATGACTTTGAAGACGGAACAGTAGTTGATGCACAGCTATTGAAAGATAGAAAAGTAATTAAAAAGATTGAAAAAGATGGATTGAAAGTACTTGGTAATGGGGAATTTAACAAAAAAATTACGATTAAAGCAAGCAAATTCACAAAATCAGCAATCGAAAAAATAGAAGCTGCAGGAGGAAAGGCAGAGGTGATTTAG
- the rpmD gene encoding 50S ribosomal protein L30 produces the protein MLKITLKKSPIGTKPNQRGTLVALGLKKRHQTVEKPDNPQIRGMIKTVSHLVEVEE, from the coding sequence ATGTTAAAGATTACATTGAAAAAAAGTCCGATTGGAACTAAACCTAATCAAAGAGGAACATTGGTTGCTTTAGGACTTAAAAAAAGACACCAAACAGTTGAAAAACCTGACAATCCTCAAATCAGAGGAATGATTAAAACGGTTAGTCATCTGGTAGAAGTAGAAGAATAA
- the rpsE gene encoding 30S ribosomal protein S5 yields the protein MQRKRIDARQLDLETKVVNIRRVTKVVKGGRNFRFAALVVVGDGNGHVALGTGKASEVPEAIRKAEEDAKKNMIEVPMVGTTIPHVVKGRFGAGYVIIMPAPEGTGVLAGGPVRAVLELAGIEDVRAKSIGTNNERNMVNATMEGLKSLRTIEQVAELRGKKVEDLLG from the coding sequence ATGCAAAGAAAACGAATTGATGCTCGACAACTGGATTTAGAAACAAAAGTAGTCAACATTAGAAGAGTAACAAAGGTAGTAAAGGGAGGTCGTAACTTCCGTTTTGCAGCCCTTGTTGTAGTTGGAGACGGAAACGGACACGTTGCACTTGGAACAGGAAAAGCAAGTGAAGTTCCGGAAGCAATCCGCAAAGCTGAAGAAGATGCAAAGAAAAATATGATAGAAGTACCTATGGTAGGAACTACAATCCCTCATGTTGTGAAAGGAAGATTCGGTGCAGGATATGTAATCATCATGCCGGCTCCTGAAGGAACCGGAGTCTTAGCAGGAGGACCTGTTCGTGCTGTGCTTGAATTAGCAGGAATCGAAGATGTTCGTGCAAAATCAATAGGAACGAACAACGAAAGAAATATGGTTAACGCAACAATGGAAGGATTAAAATCTCTACGTACCATCGAACAAGTAGCAGAACTCAGAGGTAAAAAAGTAGAGGATCTTTTAGGTTAG
- the rplR gene encoding 50S ribosomal protein L18, translated as MFRKIDKNIGRVARHKRVRKNLSGTPEKPRFNVYRSTNNIYVQVIDDVNRVTLVSASTLDKAIKEQLESTGNKEAARLVGKIAAERAIEKGIKEVVFDRGGYIYHGRVQQVAEGAREAGLQF; from the coding sequence GTGTTTCGTAAAATTGACAAAAACATTGGACGTGTGGCAAGACATAAAAGAGTTCGTAAAAACTTATCCGGAACTCCTGAAAAACCAAGATTCAACGTATACAGAAGTACAAACAATATTTATGTGCAAGTAATTGACGATGTGAACAGAGTAACATTAGTTTCTGCTTCTACATTGGATAAAGCGATTAAAGAACAATTAGAAAGCACTGGAAATAAAGAAGCTGCAAGACTTGTAGGAAAAATTGCAGCTGAGAGAGCAATCGAAAAAGGGATTAAAGAGGTCGTGTTTGACCGTGGCGGATATATTTATCACGGAAGAGTTCAACAAGTTGCAGAAGGTGCAAGAGAAGCTGGACTTCAATTTTAG
- the rplF gene encoding 50S ribosomal protein L6, with translation MSRIGLKPVTVPAGVEVKVDEKNIVTVKGPKGQLTQAIDPSMKIEINDGILTVTRPTENKKHKSLHGLSRTLINNMIIGVTEGYEKKMEIVGVGYRAAKQGKKLVLNLGFSHPVEMEDPEGVETEVPTQLEIVVRGINKQLVGNYAAKIRAWREPEPYKGKGIRYAGEHVRRKEGKTGKK, from the coding sequence ATGTCAAGAATCGGATTGAAACCGGTAACAGTACCGGCAGGCGTTGAAGTCAAAGTTGATGAAAAGAATATTGTGACTGTAAAAGGACCAAAAGGACAATTGACACAAGCGATTGATCCAAGTATGAAAATTGAAATCAACGACGGAATACTAACAGTAACAAGACCAACTGAAAATAAAAAACATAAATCCTTGCATGGACTTAGCAGAACTTTAATCAACAACATGATTATCGGGGTAACAGAAGGTTACGAAAAGAAAATGGAAATCGTGGGTGTTGGTTATAGAGCGGCAAAACAAGGAAAGAAATTAGTATTAAACTTAGGTTTTTCTCATCCGGTTGAGATGGAAGATCCGGAAGGCGTTGAGACAGAAGTTCCTACACAATTGGAAATTGTTGTAAGAGGAATCAATAAACAACTTGTAGGAAACTACGCTGCAAAAATCAGAGCATGGAGAGAGCCTGAACCATATAAAGGAAAAGGAATTCGTTATGCAGGAGAACATGTTCGTCGTAAAGAAGGTAAAACCGGTAAGAAATAA
- the rpsH gene encoding 30S ribosomal protein S8 codes for MVMTDPIADMLTRIRNGIIAKHETVDIPASNIKREIARILLEEGYIKGYDVIEDGKQGLIRVALKYGKDGQKVILGLKRISKPGLRVYADKNTVPKVLNGLGISIISTSKGILTDKQARELGVGGEVVCYVW; via the coding sequence ATGGTAATGACAGATCCAATAGCAGATATGCTGACACGTATCAGAAACGGAATCATCGCAAAACACGAAACAGTTGATATTCCGGCTTCAAATATTAAAAGAGAAATTGCTAGAATTCTTTTAGAAGAAGGATATATTAAAGGATATGATGTAATCGAAGATGGCAAACAAGGGCTTATCCGCGTTGCATTGAAATATGGAAAAGATGGACAAAAAGTAATCTTAGGATTAAAGAGAATCTCTAAACCGGGTCTTAGAGTTTATGCTGACAAGAACACAGTTCCAAAGGTATTGAACGGACTTGGAATTTCTATCATTTCTACATCAAAAGGAATTTTGACAGATAAACAGGCAAGAGAATTAGGCGTAGGTGGAGAGGTAGTCTGCTACGTTTGGTAA